The proteins below come from a single Indicator indicator isolate 239-I01 chromosome 12, UM_Iind_1.1, whole genome shotgun sequence genomic window:
- the RPL30 gene encoding 60S ribosomal protein L30 — translation MVAAKKTKKSLESINSRLQLVMKSGKYVLGYKQTLKMIRQGKAKLVILANNCPALRKSEIEYYAMLAKTGVHHYSGNNIELGTACGKYYRVCTLAIIDPGDSDIIRSMPEQTSEK, via the exons ATGGTGGCCGCGAAGAAGACG aaaaagtcCCTAGAGTCCATAAactccaggctgcagctggttATGAAAAGTGGTAAATATGTGCTAGGCTACAAACAGACTCTGAAAATGATTAGGCAGGGCAAAGCCAAGTTGGTCATCCTTGCCAACAACTGTCCTGCTTTGAG GAAGTCTGAGATCGAGTACTACGCCATGCTGGCCAAGACTGGCGTCCACCACTACAGCGGCAACAACATcgagctgggcacagcctgcgGCAAGTACTACAGGGTCTGCACGCTGGCCATCATCGACCCAG GTGACTCTGACATCATCAGAAGCATGCCAGAACAAACCAGTGAGAAGTAA